GGTGAATGGGGAGCGGATATCTGCGTCGGCAGCGCCCAGCGATTTGGCGTTCCGATGGGCTTGGGCGGACCACACGCCGCCTTCATTTCGACTCACGAAGCCCATGTCCGCAAGCTTCCCGGGCGGATCATCGGCGTCTCGAAGGATCGCCAAGGCAACCGCGCGTTGCGGATGGCGATCCAAACGCGAGAACAACACATCCGCCGCGACAAGGCGACCAGCAACATCTGCACGGCGCAAGCCTTGCTGGCGATCATCAGTTCGTTTTACGGAGTCTATCACGGGCCGCGCGGCTTAAAACAGATCGCCGACCGAACGCATGCCTTCACGTGTGCGTTGTTGAAGGGACTCGAGCGACTGGGGCACTCGCGAACCAGCGACACACCCTTCTTCGATACGATCCGGATCCGGTTGGGCAAAGGGCGTGCGAGCGCGACGCGTCAGGTTGTCGATGCGGCGCTGGAACGTCAGATCAATCTTCGCGAATACTCCGACGGCACGTTGGGCGTGACGTTGGACGAAACCGCCGACGCGGCGTTGGTCGCCGACCTGTTGGCCGCTTTCAACTTTGGCCACTACACCGGGTTCGATATCGACGACCTGTTGGCCGAAGCGGAAGCCGACGGCATGCTGTCGCATGGTGCACTGGCGCGGACCAGCGAATACATGACGCACCCGATCTTCAACGAACACCACAGCGAAACGCAAATGCTGCGGTACATCTTTAAGCTGATGCAACGCGACCTCTCGTTGGCACACAGCATGATCCCGCTCGGTTCGTGCACGATGAAGTTGAACGCGACAAGCGAGATGCTGCCGGTGACCTGGGCCGAATTTGGGCACCTGCATCCGTTTGCTCCCGACACGCAGTGGCGCGGCTACACACAGATGTTCCGCGAACTGGAAAGCTGGTTGTGCGAAGTGACAGGATTTTCGGCGGTCAGTCTGCAACCGAACGCCGGTGCTCAAGGCGAATACGCCGGGCTGTTGGTGATCCGGGCGTACCACGAACACAACGCCGTTGGCGAGAACAAGCGGAACGTCTGCCTGATCCCCACCTCGGCGCACGGCACCAACCCGGCGTCGGCGGTGATGGCGGGAATGCATGTTGTGCCGGTCGCTTGCGACGCCAACGGCAACATCGACATGAACGACCTGAAAGCGAAAGCTGCCGATCATGCCGAGACGCTGTCGGCACTGATGGTCACCTACCCATCGACGCACGGTGTTTTCGAGTCGACGATCCGCGAAGTTTGCGACGTGATCCACCGTCACGGTGGACAGGTCTACATGGATGGTGCGAACATGAACGCACAAGTCGGACTGACCAGCCCGGCAACGTGTGGCGCCGACGTCTGCCACCTGAACCTACACAAGACGTTCTGCATCCCGCACGGCGGTGGCGGCCCCGGAATGGGACCGATCGGCGTGGCAGAGCAATTGGTGCCGTTCCTGCCCGGCCACAGTGTCGCTCGCCCCGACACGGCGGGTGAGTTTGCGATCGGTGCCGTCTCTGCGGCTCCTTACGGCAGCCCCAGCATCCTGACGATCAGCTACGTCTACATCGCGTTGATGGGAGCAGAGGGACTGAAGCGAGCGACGCAGGTCGCGCTGCTGAACGCCAACTACATGGCTCGTCGACTGTCCGATAAATTCGACATCCTCTACACCGACAAAAACGGAAACGTCGCCCACGAGTTCATCGTCGATTGTCGCGAGTTCGACAAATCGGTGCACATCAGCATCGACGATATCGCCAAGCGTCTGATGGACTACGGATTCCATAGCCCGACGATGTCATTTCCCGTTCCGGGAACGTTGATGATCGAACCGACCGAAAGCGAACCGAAGGCGGAACTGGATCGGTTCTGCGAGGCGATGCTGGCGATCCGTGAAGAGATCGCAGCCATCGAGCGCGGCGAGATCGATGCGGAGAACAATCCGCTGAAGAACGCACCGCACACGATGCAGATGATCGGCGGCGACCAGTGGCCACATCCGTACGGCCGCGAACAGGCCGCATGGCCCAAGGCGTGGCTGCGAGATGCGAAGTTCTGGCCGACCGTCGGGCGGATCGATCACGCCTACGGCGACCGCAATCTGATCTGCTCCTGCCCGCCGATGGAAGAGTACCAATAGCGGTTGCCGCCCCCCTCCACATCGGCTGCACCGAACATTTGTGCAGCAAAAAGTTGGATTGTGAGGGGGACAAGTCATTCTGAATGACAATTTCTTGATTATCCTTGACGAACCCCAGCCGATTTTATTGGTCGGTAGGGGTTCTTGTGTGCAAGAATTACAAGCCACAGCGACCGCACGACGCGGTTGGTTGCGGCAAGCCGCTAACTTCGGTTAGGCGACTGACTTGCGCACCCACGCTCACCTCAAGGATCTCTGTCGGACTTGCGTTACCAGCCGGCAAGGAGTTTTCATCTTTATGGCTACCGTTGAACAATCGCCGCCGCCGGTCAAAGTCCGTCCGCCGCGAACCCTGCCGCTGAATCTGACTCCGTTCGAAGACTACATGATCTGGGACGATCGGCCCGAATATCCGATGACCTTCGTGGTTCAGATGGAATTCGCTGGAACGATCGACCGCGAGGCGATCGAAGCGGCATTGCCCGACGCTCTGGAACGCCATCCGCTGCTGCAAGCCATCGTGCAACCGGCCAAAGGAAATCGCGACTGCTGGGTCAACGCGCCGCAGCCGGAGATCGCGATCGATTGGGGCGACCTGGCCAAACCGATCGATCTGCCCGCTGGAGAAGCGATCGACGTGCGGCAGGATGTGGGACTGCGGATCTGGATTCGCAGC
Above is a genomic segment from Rosistilla ulvae containing:
- the gcvP gene encoding aminomethyl-transferring glycine dehydrogenase — encoded protein: MMQTTVKSPVNDSTGNLLDFADGFVRRHIGPSDTHIQQMLELLGFDSLDQFSDALVPEDIRLTQPLDIPSARGEHEFLGALRVIAEKNKVYRSCIGMGYTGTVTPPVILRNVLENPGWYTQYTPYQAEISQGRLEALLNFQTMIADLTGLPLAGASLLDEATAAAEAMCMCVAIARDKKRGFWASDDCHPQTLELLQTRADGLGIDLKVGPIDEIDFNHGQGGLGGLLVQYPTTDGRIEDYAALTARAAENGCLVVASADLLALTVLTPPGEWGADICVGSAQRFGVPMGLGGPHAAFISTHEAHVRKLPGRIIGVSKDRQGNRALRMAIQTREQHIRRDKATSNICTAQALLAIISSFYGVYHGPRGLKQIADRTHAFTCALLKGLERLGHSRTSDTPFFDTIRIRLGKGRASATRQVVDAALERQINLREYSDGTLGVTLDETADAALVADLLAAFNFGHYTGFDIDDLLAEAEADGMLSHGALARTSEYMTHPIFNEHHSETQMLRYIFKLMQRDLSLAHSMIPLGSCTMKLNATSEMLPVTWAEFGHLHPFAPDTQWRGYTQMFRELESWLCEVTGFSAVSLQPNAGAQGEYAGLLVIRAYHEHNAVGENKRNVCLIPTSAHGTNPASAVMAGMHVVPVACDANGNIDMNDLKAKAADHAETLSALMVTYPSTHGVFESTIREVCDVIHRHGGQVYMDGANMNAQVGLTSPATCGADVCHLNLHKTFCIPHGGGGPGMGPIGVAEQLVPFLPGHSVARPDTAGEFAIGAVSAAPYGSPSILTISYVYIALMGAEGLKRATQVALLNANYMARRLSDKFDILYTDKNGNVAHEFIVDCREFDKSVHISIDDIAKRLMDYGFHSPTMSFPVPGTLMIEPTESEPKAELDRFCEAMLAIREEIAAIERGEIDAENNPLKNAPHTMQMIGGDQWPHPYGREQAAWPKAWLRDAKFWPTVGRIDHAYGDRNLICSCPPMEEYQ